The following proteins are encoded in a genomic region of Anomaloglossus baeobatrachus isolate aAnoBae1 chromosome 6, aAnoBae1.hap1, whole genome shotgun sequence:
- the ARL4A gene encoding ADP-ribosylation factor-like protein 4A, which yields MGNGLSEQTPILSGISPFQALHIVILGLDCAGKTTVLYRLQFNEFVNTVPTKGFNTEKIKVPLGNSKSVTIHFWDVGGQEKLRPLWKSYTRCTDGIVFVVDSVDAERMEEAKTELYKITKISENQGVPVLVVANKQDLRNSLSLAEIEKMLALNDLSSSTPWHLQPTCAIIGDGLREGIEKLYEMIIKRRKMLRQQKKKR from the coding sequence ATGGGTAATGGACTTTCAGAGCAGACTCCTATCCTGTCGGGGATCTCTCCGTTTCAGGCGCTGCACATTGTCATTTTGGGTCTGGACTGCGCCGGTAAGACGACGGTGTTGTACCGGTTACAGTTTAATGAATTTGTGAACACCGTCCCGACCAAAGGATTTAACACTGAGAAAATTAAAGTTCCCTTGGGAAATTCCAAATCTGTTACCATTCACTTTTGGGACGTTGGCGGTCAGGAGAAACTGAGGCCGTTGTGGAAATCGTACACTCGCTGCACGGACGGGATTGTGTTTGTGGTGGACTCTGTGGACGCTGAGCGCATGGAGGAAGCCAAAACGGAACTGTACAAAATAACCAAAATCTCCGAGAATCAAGGAGTCCCGGTTCTCGTTGTGGCCAATAAGCAGGACCTCCGGAACTCGTTATCTTTGGCGGAAATTGAGAAAATGCTGGCGCTAAACGATCTCAGTTCATCCACGCCGTGGCACCTCCAGCCCACCTGTGCCATTATCGGCGACGGCCTGAGGGAGGGCATCGAAAAACTCTACGAAATGATCATTAAAAGGAGGAAAATGCTTCGACAGCAGAAGAAAAAGAGATGA